A region of the Excalfactoria chinensis isolate bCotChi1 unplaced genomic scaffold, bCotChi1.hap2 Scaffold_85, whole genome shotgun sequence genome:
GTCAGCAGTGTGAGCTACGACTTCTTACTGGTTGGGGTGCGAGGCCGAGAAGGCGTGGAGGGCGCGGCTCCAGGCCAGCCAGGAGATGTCACAGCACGGATGGCATCACCCGgagcctgtgtgctgtcacaATGCGCTGCCATGACGACGCCGGGCCCTCCCCAAGGACAGCCGGCCACTGGCTCCAGGCACCTCatttgtgagctgtgctgcccgcAGCCGCTCGCCGTGccctgtgcctgagagcagccccagcagcagagcagctcagcctcatTGCGCTCATTCTCCAAGGCTCAGAGAGGTGAGGGAGAGCTCCTGCACacttcaggctgcagagcccagctgcaggatgcgggcttggctgcagtgtgtgtgaggGGCGTGTAGCACGAGACTGGCAGGACTGGCAGTGAACACCTTCCTGCTCAGGAACTCCCATCAGtaactgctctgctcttgcctTTAGGTTTGGAGGCACATGCCTGCCAGCATGGACGGAGCTTGGGTGGGGACCTGGAGACCTCATCGTCCACGTGGCCTCATCTCGGCCCAGTTCCCCAGCCCTGGGCCCCAGTACTCCATCCCGGGGACAACAGGTACAGCAACCATCCCTGTGAGGCGCATTGGGGACATCACGGGGCaaagcagctccccagccttgCCCTGTTCTGTCAGAGCCTCCTGGCTCTGGCACAGCTACAAGCCAGGCCTGGCCGAGGAAGGCCaatgctgctggtgctgctccttGTGACCCGAGGACAAAGGGGCCTGCTTCTGGTCTGGGTCCAAAGGAgctcaaaacatgcagctgcacaggggtgtgctctcttctgcttttcctcctaggTTACGTGGGCCACAGCCCCACCAAAAACCGTGCCCCCGCGTACACGTTTAGAGGGACCAAACGGCCTGcggcagagagctgtgggccaGGTCCCTGCTACTTTGTGGAGCCGGCCATCACTAGGAATGGCAAGCACGTGGTTCCAGGCACCCACCTCCGGGGACGACCCATGACAAAGACCACCGTCACCCCTGGACCGAGTGagtagcactgctgcagcacttctcccaGACAACATGAGCACGCAGCACGTTTGCCTGGGGTCAGCTCAtgccctgatggagctgtaggtctTTTTTGAGAGAgcatgagctgctctgagcagcgaTAAATGCCCTCGGAGAAGgacagctgcccagcaccatgggCCCAGGGCACAAGGCACTATGTCTGAAAAGTACAAGGAGCAGGGAGCTGACAGGAGGGACAGCAAGGCAGGACATAGTGGCGGGGCACAGAGAAGTGTCCCTGCGTGCTGCCTGTGTCCCCCAGCAATTCTACAGCTCTTCAGAGGACCCTTtctggctgcagaaggagaccagcccttcacagctttcttcctcctctcctctgtcCCAGGTGACTACCGCACCGAAGCTGCCAACAGGCACGTCTTCAAGTGCCCACCGGTGCAGTCCATGGCCTTCCGGCGGGAGCCCCTCCGGACAGACCGCCCTCCAGGTACGTGACCCTGGCAAAGACAGACCCTTCAGCCTGAGCATCCTCCAGGGacgggctgctgctcagcaccagcagagggcCTGCTGCATGGCCTGCGTTGCAAGATGTGGTGCCGGGCCACAAGCTTTCTTACATGACCACCACCTCTCGGCCAGCAGCGTCTCCAGCTGCTCATGCTcgaagctgctggcactggcccTGTGTCAGAGGAGAGGGAGGAACTGGCAGAGGGGCAAGATGTCCCTCCACTTCCCACCAGTGGGCTGGACAGGCTGCCCCTCGCTGCTGCTTCCATTTCCTCCATCCCCTCACGCACacactctctgctgctcctcctgcaggtccTGGCACTTACACACTGCCCAGGCTGATGGGGCCCAACACAGCCTACACATCGGCCAGCCCCTGCTACTCCATGAGGGGAAGGAGCCAGCGCGGTCGCTTCGATGAGGACCTTGCCaaggtgagctctgctgctcctcttttccatgttAGCATCCGAACCTGGGCTGCTctccctgtgccacaggggcttccaaccctgctgcaactttgcttaatgcagccttccagggaaagagagagcCTTGAATGTGACCCCAGCCCCGTGTGGCCATGCCTCTCTTGCAGACTCCAGGTCCTGCGGCGCTCCCCAaagtggctgtggatgcctaCAAGACCAGGGCACCTGCATACACCATTGCAGCCCGACCAAAACATGGAGAGGGCAAAGCAGTGAAGCCTGGGCCAGCAGACTACAGTGTAGGCCGGGTAAggcctcagctcagctcttcccctctgcttcacaagcacagccttcatgcctcttccccttcccctgcgGCTTCCTCCAGCCAAACAGCTTATAGCTGCAGGGACCAAGTGCAGGACAGTAGGCCTGCTCTCTGCCTTCGTGCCACCTTCTAGCAGAAGAAGGgaggaacagcacagcacacaacttttcctccctctgctccatTTCCCTTCAATGGGTCGCCTGGTCCTTCACAAGCTCTTCTGGGGGATGCAACTCACAGGGGCTCCAAGCAGCACACCTCCAGCATAGGAGAATTAGCTGTGAGGTCCCAGGTGCATATGAGGGGCCCATAAGAGCACATGTAAGGCCAGCACACCTccctgagccagctctgctctagcAGGGAGCCACACCAGCTCTGCACTGGCGCTCAGCCCTTCCCAGTGAGGCACCAGGGACTGTCTGGGATTGGGAGGGGTGCAGGACAGCATGAGCAAGGGCAGCAAAGAAGGGCCCTTGCtgatctgcctttcctttctgccctccCAGGTGACGCTGATCAAGCCCCAGGCGCCTGCCTCCACTTTTGGGATCCGGCATTCCCTCTACACAACCCCTCTCATCGTGGAATAAGACACAAAGTCTGGAAGGCCGTGGTTGCTTTCCTGGAacgggaggggaggagaagaaagagcagccaaCTGCCGGTTTCCTTCTgattccatttcccttcatccagtTGGGCTTTTGCCCATTATACTGTTAGATGTTAGTGTTAGGAGTAagtcattaataaattaatttagtaCCTTTATGTATACCTTCttgttgctctgttttcctcaccACTGCACACAGGAATGTGCTGCCGCTCCCTGAAGCCTTTCTAACATCAGCACATTGCAAACCGCTGATGCTTGCTTTATCAGTCACTTGCATTACTGAGGTCTGCCATGTGCTGAAGTAAGGAATCAATGCAGCAAATAGCAAAGGGAGGCCGGCGTGGGCAGTGCAGCCCTTCCAGCGCCATCAGGTAGATGTCAGTGAGATGCCTGGGGCTGGGTGACTTAAACACCTGCTGGTGATCATCTGCCAGCTTACAGGATGGCCGGCAGCATTTCCTGTACCCATGACAACACCTGGCTTGGCCATAAGGACATTCCTGGAACAAAGgttgaagggaaaataatgaaacacggaggcaaaaagggaagaaaaagcaatggaTGGCAACAAAGATAGAGAAAGCAAGTAGGAAAGCTAACCatagcacagcaaagcaaagcaaggcaaagaatggaaaaaagcaaacttgcaggaatggaggaatgtgggaagagctgtgcccctgctgccacaggagctgcatggGAGGAAAAGAATCTGGGCCAGAATGTAAAAGGAACTCCTTTGGGTTCTGGGTTTGAAGCAAAGCTGAGAAgccatgcctgggaggagctGTGGGCCGCTCCAGGCCACCTTACTGTCTCCCCAAGAGATGAGGTGCATAGGCTTGGCATTGGCTGAAGTGCTGGCCAGAAGCAAGCATCCGtgtggaggaaggcaaagagcGGAGGAGGATccagggtagctaccgggcatggCCTTGCTCAGCAAGGGGAGGAAAAGCCTGGAGGGCATGAGCAGGGAACAGAGAAGGGCAGGCAGTAGGTgtgaagctgggagcagagaatggtttgggttggaagagacctcaaagatcacacAGTTCCAACCCCATTCCTTCTCCCCATTCATTCcccatttcttctccctgcttcATACAGGAACTTACAGACATTATGGATGACAAAGTAAGGCTCATGGAGAAGACTGGGTATACACAAGATCTTTAATTCATCGGTGCTAGAGAACTGCTGGAACATACTTGTCCAGGTCATGGGGGATCTCTGGGATCCCTATGcgtctctatggggtccctatcGGTCTCTATCAGGTCACTAGGGTGGCTGTGTGTGGTGATATGTGGTCCTTATGGATCTCTTTGGGGTGATATGGGAACTGCATGGGTCATAATGCGGTCGCTAAGGGGCAACATGGGGTCCCTGTGGGCTTTATGTGGTCACAAggggtctctgtggggctctgtcGCGTGATACGGGACTCTATGGTGTCCTTATGGGTCACTTTGGGATCCTTGAGGGGCTCTACGGGGCCCAagccttctccttccctcccccccccccccgacacGGCACGATGCTGTTCCCCTCTTTGGCCACAAGGTGGCGGTAGAGACCTCGGAAACGGCTTCTCCAGCGGGGTCGGCGCAACTCTTGGGTGTTCCGTTGGTTAATTAAAACAAGGATGGGGTCGGGGGGAGTCAAGTGACTCCTTGGAGGCTGACCTCAAGGTCACCTCAGGCAGGATGGCTCCAGGGACAGACTTAGAAGAGGAAGTGACCCCCTTGTGCCGTCCCTATGTGGTAACCCCCCCAAGTTCAACCACAGGCCAGAAAGAATCCTTCCAGACCCATAGCCTGAAAGCCTCAGCCCAACTCCTTGCAGAGGGCACCTCAGGGACCTCCCCAAAACCTCAACACCGACCCTATTGGCTGCTGGGGCCAACCAGTGCCAACCAGCGAGGCAAGAGCTGCCTTGAGAAGTGAGCAGCCCCTTCATCATCCCACTGCATCCGTGTGGAGCTGCACCATACAGACGCCATGCAGCTCTTCCATGCATCTCTCTTCCTATCTCCTGCAGGCTCCTATACACTCAAACTTCTCCATTTTGCCACCTTCCAAAACAGCACCTCCGTGCTTGTGGGAGCAGTGGGGCTCTTGGGGGATGTGGAAATGGGATCTCTGGACAGCAACACTGGGAATATCCACTACTACCGACCCTGGCTGTGCTCATCCTTGCCAAAAGGAGACTGGGATTTCATTGAAAGCTGCATCAAGTCATACGTGAGGGATTTCAGCAGGCTGGTGCAGATGTACATCATGATGCCCTGTACGTGTCCCTTCTCCACCCCATTTCCAAAGTCCCCTCTGGGATGCTGGGGATCAAGCTTTGATATAATAAGGACAAATGGTCACATTGTGGCTGACTGTGATAAATGGTGTGTGTCTGCTGGGCAGACTGGGGACCTGTGGTCACCTGAGGCAACTTTGGGCACCCTCAAATCCCTTGCCAGCCCACTGGCTGCACTCTACTGTCCTTCCTGACATTAGTGGCCTTGATGGGAGGGACAGAGGGACAGTTCCAGGGCTGGACACCACCTCGATGGGCCTTGCAGGAAATCAGACCACAGGTGCCAGATTTGGGCTATCAGGGACACTTTGCCATCACCACTTCTCTGTGGAGTAGTTCCAGAGAAGGGAAGTGATGCTCTGTGCTCATTCCCCTGGGGCTGACTCAGTGTCACTGGGTGCCAGGgctcagccccagcatcccTGCATGGGCTGTCCCTGTGTCACCACCATGGCAGGGAACAGCCCAGAAGGAACATGTTGGGCTTGGAGGGGGGATGAGGGGCAGGGTGACATTGGAGCAGCACCGGGTGCATtccccagagcccagcagcccctTGGGGACTCATAGATTTTCCCCATGGCACTGAGGGGATGACAGTGCTGGGACAACATGCCTTCATCCTGCATGGAGGGAGGACACAAACATTCATTTTGGACCACCAGGACCCCTTTTTTTGACACTGGATACGAGAGccagagggttttttttgcatgggGACAGCACTCAGTCAGACCTTAAGCAGTCATGAAGCCGAGTGCCTGCTCATATGATACGTATCATAAAGGTGATACATATCAACTCTACCACTCTACCCCTTGCCCCCAGACCCTTTTGTCGTCCAGTCCTCCATAGGCTGTGAGCTCCAGTCCAACAGGACCATCAGGACCTTCTTTGACATTGCTTACGAGGGCCAGAATTTCATCCACTTCTGCCTGGATACAGGCACTTGGGAGCCGATGCAACATAACCAGTTGTCAgccagagctgtgcagctgctggccaaTGCCAGCACTCTCAATGAGGTGATCCAATTGCTCCTCAATTACACCTGTGTGGATATTCTGAGGCTTTTCATCCAGGCTGGGAAAGCAGATCTGGAAAGACAAGGTGAGCTGACCCCAACATTGCCACATCAGCTCCCGATTTTGGGGGGGAGGCTGAGTGGTGCCACACTGCAGACCCCTCATATCCAACCCTCAGTGCCCCCCACCGCCGTGGTCTTTGCCCACACGGCCGgcccagagcagctcctgctggttTGCCGTGTCACCAGCTTCTACCCACGGCTCATCACTGTCACCTGGCTGCGGGATGGTCAGGAGCTGCTCCCGAGCCCGGCGCTGAGCACCAGCACGGTGTTACCCAATGCTGACCTCACCTACCAGCTCCGCAGCACCCTGCTGGTGTCACCCCGGGACGGGCACAGCTACGCCTGCCGTGTGCAGCACCGCAGGCTGGGTGACCGCAGCCTCCTCGTTCCCTGGGGTAGGTTGTCCCCCTCGGGAATGTGGCTCCCGAGCCTTGTTCCCTCGGCATGAGGAGCAGGAGAGCTGACGGGCTGTTTGTTCTCAGAGCACTCCAAGAGGGAACTGAGTGCGGGGATTGGGGTCGTCCTGCTGCTGGTCGCGGCCACCATTGACGCACTGTTGGTACGGAGATACAGGTGAGACCACCTCCTGCCCCGCCACTCCTTTCAGAGCCCCCCCGACCCTCCCCGCAGCGCCCACTCTCGTTGTAGGAAGCGGCAGCGGGTGGACGAGGAGCGCAGCGTCCCACTGGCGGAGCGCCGGAGCGCAACGCAGAACGGGACCACCGCAGGGCAATACGGGGGCTGCGGCAGCGGAACGGCAGGTGAGGGGAGGGGGCACATCTGAGCTCTTCTCAGAGCTGAACCGTGTGAGAGCCCCCCCACTGCTCgtggcagctcccccagccctaaTAAAAGTACCCACCTGCCCAAGAGCAGCGAGCTGTGACCTCCCGTCGGCACCTTCTGCATTTTATCGCCCAACCACCGCCTTTATTAACCCTCTTCCGGAGATATTTGTACCCAGACCCTCCCTCCAGCGACACCCACCGACGGCGCTGGAAGAGCtgagcagcgctgagctctgctgtgctcccaAAGAGATGCTCAAACATTGCCGTGCTCAGCACGGAGATGCGGGTTTGAGCGAGACCAGGCAGGTTTGAAGCGAATGGAGCATGGAATAACCAGATAATTTGACCCACAGGTTACCCAGCTTGTGCGGAAATCCCCCTTTGTGGGCATAACCGTGCTGTGGGGGCGACATGCTCCCCGGCGATGGGGGCAGCACCCCGATTTCAGCCGTGGGAGGAACCCATCCGTGCCCTTGAACGATTCCAGCTCTGGAAGCAGAGGATCCCGACAGCGCCTCTGCACGCCTCCGGGCAGAACggggctggggaaggggagTGCAGAGGGAGGGGGCTCGAGGGAAAGGCTCGGGGGAGTGAGGAGAAGCGATGCTCTGGGGGTACATACACCGTGGGAGCATCTGAAAGCCACCAGGGTTCAGCCTTTACCTGGGAAGTCGTAACCCCACATCCTGGGGTCACCTCAGTGCCACCGGGATCTGAGTGGGCAGAAGCACCTCAACCCCTCAGGGACAccagctgtgctcaggaggGGACAGCTCTGAGACCACCTaccccagctctgctctaggcggctaggggtcgctgcccatGCGGCTCGAGTCAgtcggcactgtctacccggctACGAGCAGCACTTGGGCTCGGCGGtggcggctaggggtcgctgtcCGTGCGGCTCTATTGTAGTTGCTAGGTCTGCCTGCTTTAGGCGGGCCTTCGCCGCTCGTCCTGTTGGGCTGCGCTATTGCTCTGGAGCTTCCAAAGGGGTCGCTGTAATTCTTTACCTCCAGTTACGTCGAGGTAAAGTTCGATTTCTGTCGGCGCCTCCGCCGGTAGTCTCCGCCATTGTTTTTGGAGCACTTTTTTCGGGTGCCTTAGGTTTTCGTCGGCAGGAGCGAGTGCTTACTCGTCTCCGGTAGGAGGCAACGAGCGGGTGCAGGCGAGCACGGTTGACCAGCCGAGTCTCGAGGTTGCCGGCGGCGACTTTTTCGTACGCCTCTCGGGTCGATGGGTCCGGTGGCCTCGTCGGGGTCTTCGCTGCCTGTGTCGCAGCTCGGCACCGGactgaggttggaaaaaaagaagtaaaatttcGGGACGAAAGGcgagagagagcgagagagggaagagagaacGATCGGGAGCGGTCGGTTCCCTGCGCAGGGGAGGGAAGATCCCCGAGAAAAGAAGGCAAGAGAGAAAAGGGCACGGGCCGGTCTGCCGGCAGTCTTACGCAGGAGGGCCGGGGGAGTCCCCGGTGGGGTCCCGCCAGGAGCGAAGGAATCGGGGAACCTGGAGGTGGTTGttggtggcggcggcggcgccgcgtCGTCCTTATGTGCACCGCACTCTCACTCGCACGCGGGAGCCCCGTTCAATTGATAGATCCCCGGCTCGTTCGGGGCGGCGTGGGGCGGGCCGGTGTTCAGGCAAGGGCGAGCACCTCTCGGCAGACGTTGCCCACTCACACCCACCTGCATGTGTGCGGTCTTTCCGCCGCGCCCGGGGGGAAGGGCTCGTGCCTTCCCCTCcgttcctttctccttcccctacccccgcccctccccgctcccccctTCCGTTGATCGATGAGGCCACTCGGGTGGCGTCAGTGAGGGCCCCCGGCGGGCCGGCGCTCGCGCGTTCCCTGTCCTGGGGAAGCCGCGGCAGCGTCCGGTGTTCAGGCGCGGGCGGCCTCCTCCCCGGTTCGCTTCCCGTCGCAGGCGAGGCGAGGCGCTCTCCGGCTCGCACCGAGAGCGGCGGAGAGCTCGCCCGACCGAATCCGGCTGTGTGACGGCCGAGGGGCCCTGCGAGCCGCAGGTGTAGCCAGTCAGTCGCGTGTGAGGCGCCGGCGCCGGCCTCGGTCCGGGACCCGGCAAGTGCCGGCCGCAAGCAGCAAGCCGGCGGGGTGGCAAAGTCGGGAAACCGCTTCGGGAAGCGAGGCGAGGAGCGAGCAAGCGAGAAGGAAGAGCAGGGGGCGTCCACCGGTCTGTCTCGCCTCCGCCGTCCTCGGGGacgccgcggccccgcgcgtGGGTTTCCCTGCCGCGTGTCCCCGCCCGCTGCGGAGCGTGCCGCCTCGGGCAAGGGTCTCCGGTCTCGGGGCGGCGCCCGCCTCGAGGTCGCCTTCTCCTCTAGCGCGTCCGCGTCTCTGGCGGCGGGGCTCTCCTCTCGCCCCGTCTGCTCGTCCGTGCGCCGGTCCCGGAGGGCGGGTCAGCCCCGGCCGCGCGAGGCCGCGCGGCGCGTCTGGCTCCCGTGGGGGGAGCCCGGAGCTGCGCCGCCGGAAGCGAAGTCAGCTGCGCAGCGGCGCCCGCTCCTTCCCCGCGTGGGGGAGGCGCGCGGGGCCGCGTTCGGGGATCTGGGCGCGCTTCTCCCGCCGCCGGTCCGTCCGAGCGAGCGAGCGACGGAAGGCCGCCCTCCATCCCCGCCGAGAGGCGTTCGCCCCGGCAGCCGCCGCCATCGACCCGGGCAGAGGAAGCGCGTGGGGGCGAGGCGTTAAAGCCGAGC
Encoded here:
- the LOC140265365 gene encoding T-cell surface glycoprotein CD1b-3-like, which codes for MQLFHASLFLSPAGSYTLKLLHFATFQNSTSVLVGAVGLLGDVEMGSLDSNTGNIHYYRPWLCSSLPKGDWDFIESCIKSYVRDFSRLVQMYIMMPYPFVVQSSIGCELQSNRTIRTFFDIAYEGQNFIHFCLDTGTWEPMQHNQLSARAVQLLANASTLNEVIQLLLNYTCVDILRLFIQAGKADLERQVPPTAVVFAHTAGPEQLLLVCRVTSFYPRLITVTWLRDGQELLPSPALSTSTVLPNADLTYQLRSTLLVSPRDGHSYACRVQHRRLGDRSLLVPWEHSKRELSAGIGVVLLLVAATIDALLVRRYRKRQRVDEERSVPLAERRSATQNGTTAGQYGGCGSGTAGEGRGHI